In the genome of Leptospiraceae bacterium, one region contains:
- a CDS encoding MFS transporter — translation MNFLFPVSVYSLKEVYFLTFVRTLLAFGYTMANMFIPLYLLEKHQLSVGIVGTISSLSMLFGLVGWLFAGTLIKRFNEKFLITRSLFLRSMNYLTIGVLILIHAPYYFFFPFLFLNHFLLGITISPMESLILTSSEEEKRHIAVSIHRVGMNIGWSLGPLVGGFFVETHYALPFFGTFLIVLICAFLILWGLPEPKQVKHEITYNFINLFRNRKFLFFSLNSLNLFIMMSLLITPLAMYLTNHFQISKVDLGKLYFLNGVMVVILQIPISVKIKNLPLASQLGLFLYFVGFSLVGGYSPDWGFPFLILCIVIVTLGELLGVSPVYAIASIYAKEKNHQENITNFYASSFMGFMRSLGWSIGPLIAGWIQEFFSSSPLTIWLLSSSFALMGMIINQILFFYYPLRFKHTDS, via the coding sequence GTGAATTTTTTATTCCCAGTGAGTGTTTATTCGTTGAAAGAAGTCTACTTTCTTACGTTTGTTCGGACGCTTCTCGCATTTGGCTACACAATGGCAAACATGTTTATTCCCTTGTATCTATTGGAGAAGCATCAGCTCTCTGTGGGGATTGTTGGAACCATCTCGAGCTTGAGCATGTTGTTTGGCTTAGTGGGCTGGCTATTTGCAGGAACGCTCATCAAGAGATTCAACGAAAAGTTTTTAATCACAAGAAGTTTATTCCTTCGCTCAATGAATTACTTAACAATTGGTGTTTTGATTTTGATTCATGCACCTTATTATTTCTTTTTCCCTTTTTTGTTTTTGAATCACTTTCTTCTTGGGATAACCATCTCTCCTATGGAATCCCTGATTCTAACGTCATCTGAAGAAGAAAAACGTCACATTGCGGTGAGTATCCATCGTGTGGGAATGAACATTGGTTGGTCCTTGGGTCCGTTGGTGGGAGGATTTTTCGTAGAAACCCATTATGCTTTGCCATTTTTTGGAACTTTTCTTATTGTTCTGATTTGTGCGTTTCTTATTCTATGGGGGCTTCCTGAACCCAAACAAGTTAAACATGAAATCACATATAACTTCATAAACCTTTTTCGAAATCGTAAGTTCTTATTTTTTTCCTTGAACTCTTTGAATCTTTTCATCATGATGTCCTTACTGATTACTCCCTTGGCTATGTATTTGACGAATCACTTTCAAATCTCCAAAGTGGATTTAGGAAAGTTGTATTTTCTTAATGGCGTGATGGTCGTGATACTTCAAATCCCTATTTCTGTTAAAATAAAAAATCTTCCTTTGGCTTCTCAGCTGGGATTGTTTTTGTACTTTGTTGGCTTTTCTCTTGTGGGTGGGTATTCTCCTGATTGGGGTTTTCCATTTCTTATCTTGTGTATTGTGATAGTGACGTTAGGGGAGCTCTTAGGGGTGAGTCCCGTTTATGCCATTGCGAGCATTTATGCAAAAGAAAAAAATCACCAAGAAAACATCACAAACTTTTATGCCTCAAGCTTTATGGGGTTTATGCGTTCGTTGGGCTGGAGTATCGGACCTTTGATAGCTGGATGGATTCAAGAATTTTTTTCTTCCTCGCCTCTCACAATATGGCTTTTGAGTTCTTCGTTCGCTCTGATGGGAATGATCATCAATCAAATCTTGTTTTTTTATTACCCTTTACGTTTTAAACACACGGATTCGTAA
- the umuD gene encoding translesion error-prone DNA polymerase V autoproteolytic subunit, producing MEKKGFHPYYSRTYFKLDEELYNKLLPISYSGFPSPAEDFLERRIDLNSLLIRNPKATFFMKVQGNSYDQLIRDGDIIIIDCSLTPISGDYVIAVLEGEFLIRKIIKKNNKFYIINLNSEEIEIQDSGDFEIWGVITYVIHSTRK from the coding sequence ATGGAAAAGAAGGGATTTCATCCATACTATAGTCGAACTTACTTTAAGCTTGATGAAGAATTATATAACAAGCTTTTGCCAATTAGTTATTCTGGGTTTCCAAGTCCTGCTGAGGATTTTTTAGAAAGAAGGATTGATTTGAATTCTCTACTGATTCGAAATCCCAAAGCCACGTTTTTCATGAAAGTTCAAGGAAATAGCTATGACCAACTAATACGAGATGGAGACATCATTATTATTGATTGTTCATTGACACCCATCTCAGGAGATTACGTGATTGCAGTGTTGGAAGGCGAGTTTCTCATAAGAAAAATCATAAAGAAAAATAATAAATTTTACATAATAAACCTAAACTCCGAAGAAATCGAAATCCAAGATTCTGGAGATTTCGAAATCTGGGGAGTGATCACATATGTCATACATTCCACAAGAAAATAA
- a CDS encoding Y-family DNA polymerase produces the protein MSYIPQENKVFGLVDANNFYASCEQALNPKLKNKPVIVLSNNDGCVISRSKEAKALGIQMGQPAFEIRDLIEKHQVHVFSSNFTLYADFSYRFHEILSLFFPNVEVYSVDESFVDFSGLQGFDITSYAHFVRNEIYRWIKIPTCIGIGRTKTLAKLANRYAKMYPETNGVFNSLQREEFLLKSMPIEEVWGIGRKLSEFLKKKGITTAYHLIQQNDYWIRKNLKITGLRMVKELRGYACYDLEEFDPHKKSTIVSRSFGNPVQDFDELCEALLVFCEKLSEKLHHQKQQATFLGVFIKSNPFDKKEPYYSNYRVKKLETPAYTIRELYHHAKELLSSIYQSKMKYKKMGVMALGLVPIKDFQNDLFQYQSEEKREKEKKRNETILKLLKAYNHSGRQKIQFAKNLQSHSSWKPKQLRLSQRYTTNIEEIPIAYIK, from the coding sequence ATGTCATACATTCCACAAGAAAATAAAGTCTTTGGTCTGGTGGATGCTAATAATTTTTATGCGAGCTGTGAGCAAGCCCTCAACCCCAAACTCAAAAACAAGCCCGTGATCGTTTTATCCAACAACGATGGATGTGTGATTTCCCGCTCAAAAGAAGCAAAAGCTCTGGGCATCCAAATGGGACAGCCTGCCTTCGAAATTCGGGATCTGATCGAGAAACATCAGGTTCACGTTTTTTCTAGCAACTTCACGCTATATGCTGATTTTAGTTATCGATTTCATGAAATCTTGAGTTTGTTTTTTCCCAATGTGGAGGTTTATTCTGTTGATGAAAGTTTTGTTGATTTTAGCGGACTTCAGGGCTTTGATATTACATCTTATGCTCATTTCGTGAGAAATGAAATTTATCGATGGATTAAAATCCCAACATGCATTGGGATTGGAAGAACTAAGACCTTAGCAAAATTAGCAAACCGCTATGCAAAAATGTATCCTGAAACCAATGGAGTATTCAACTCACTTCAACGAGAAGAATTTCTTCTCAAAAGCATGCCCATTGAAGAGGTATGGGGAATAGGAAGAAAATTATCAGAATTTTTAAAGAAGAAAGGAATCACAACAGCTTACCATCTCATTCAACAAAATGATTATTGGATTCGAAAGAACTTAAAAATCACAGGCTTGAGGATGGTAAAAGAACTCAGAGGCTATGCTTGTTATGATCTGGAAGAATTTGACCCTCACAAAAAAAGCACCATTGTTTCTCGTTCTTTTGGAAATCCCGTTCAGGATTTCGATGAACTCTGCGAAGCTCTATTGGTATTTTGTGAAAAACTCTCAGAAAAATTACACCATCAAAAACAACAAGCAACCTTCTTGGGAGTATTCATCAAAAGTAATCCTTTCGATAAAAAGGAACCTTATTACTCCAACTATCGAGTAAAAAAGTTAGAAACTCCCGCATACACTATCAGAGAGCTCTATCACCACGCAAAGGAGTTGTTATCCTCCATCTACCAAAGCAAAATGAAATACAAAAAAATGGGAGTCATGGCACTGGGATTAGTTCCCATCAAAGACTTTCAAAACGATCTTTTTCAATACCAAAGCGAAGAAAAACGAGAAAAAGAAAAAAAACGAAATGAAACTATCCTAAAACTCCTCAAAGCCTATAATCATAGTGGGAGGCAAAAAATCCAATTTGCAAAAAACCTACAATCCCACTCTTCATGGAAACCTAAGCAGCTCCGATTATCCCAGCGATATACAACAAACATAGAAGAAATCCCCATAGCTTACATAAAATGA
- a CDS encoding thiazole synthase, which yields MIEDQFQRDPKPLKIANRTFKSRLFVGTGKFSSTKSMRDAIELSCTEMVTVALRRIDLTKPMEEEDIIASLDLTKIQLLPNTSGARDAEEAVRLARIAREMGGGNWIKLEVTPDPYYLLPDGKETLKATEILVKEGFVVLPYIQADPILAKQLQEAGAATVMPLGSPIGSNQGIRTKESIKIIIEQAEVPVVIDAGLGLPSHVAEAFEMGADAVLVNTAIAISVHSGYSAFSFALATLAGREAYLNGIYGNTNARTLELSYESNTWKKASASSPLTGFLDEENR from the coding sequence ATGATTGAAGATCAGTTTCAACGTGATCCTAAACCCTTAAAGATTGCCAACCGAACCTTTAAATCCCGTCTTTTCGTTGGCACAGGAAAATTCTCCTCTACCAAAAGCATGAGGGATGCGATTGAACTATCATGCACAGAAATGGTTACGGTAGCTCTGCGTAGGATTGACTTAACCAAACCAATGGAAGAAGAAGACATTATTGCTTCGTTGGATCTAACTAAGATTCAATTGCTTCCTAATACCTCAGGAGCAAGGGATGCAGAAGAGGCTGTTCGTTTGGCACGGATTGCCCGAGAGATGGGAGGTGGCAACTGGATTAAGCTAGAAGTCACACCTGATCCGTATTATTTACTTCCTGATGGAAAAGAAACCCTCAAAGCCACAGAAATCTTAGTAAAAGAAGGGTTCGTGGTTCTTCCTTACATCCAAGCAGATCCCATTTTAGCAAAACAACTACAAGAAGCAGGTGCTGCTACCGTAATGCCCTTGGGTTCCCCAATTGGTTCTAATCAAGGAATACGCACGAAAGAAAGCATCAAAATCATCATTGAGCAAGCAGAGGTTCCCGTTGTGATTGATGCTGGATTGGGATTACCCTCTCACGTGGCAGAGGCATTCGAAATGGGAGCTGACGCTGTGCTTGTAAATACGGCGATCGCAATTTCAGTTCATTCTGGATATTCTGCTTTTTCGTTTGCTTTGGCGACTTTAGCTGGAAGAGAAGCTTATTTAAACGGTATTTATGGAAATACCAATGCAAGAACTCTGGAACTTTCTTATGAAAGTAATACATGGAAAAAGGCAAGTGCATCCAGTCCTTTGACTGGCTTTTTAGACGAAGAAAACCGTTAA
- the thiH gene encoding 2-iminoacetate synthase ThiH — MQEKEFSHYIQNYPFKEVQQRIYYLNEEKNHTQKTIERIIEKTYQDEHIRWDEFLYLLTKPALDYIEELAQIAQRITRKRFGKTVLLYAPLYLSNECKSICTYCGFRYDNPIKRKTLTVEEAIQEAMILHSQGIRHILLLTGEDYRNTPISYIGEVAEKLQRHFSSIGIEIYPLKQNEYEYLRTKGVDSLTIYQETYDPERYREVHLQGVKRRMEFRLNCPDRAGKAGLRRIGIGALLGLSDPQTEVAMVGLHAQYLQKRYWKTQITVSLPRLRPAENIKNVPLISDSLYALFFIALRIFLPDVSLILSTRESPRFRDNMIPICITQISAGSKTEPGGYSGYDTTEQFHISDTRSVADIVNMLKQKDLDPVFTDWVYVMK, encoded by the coding sequence ATGCAAGAAAAAGAATTCAGCCACTACATACAAAATTATCCCTTCAAAGAAGTTCAACAAAGAATTTATTATCTAAACGAAGAAAAAAATCACACTCAAAAAACAATTGAAAGAATCATCGAAAAAACTTACCAAGACGAACACATACGTTGGGATGAATTTTTATATCTCCTCACAAAGCCAGCATTAGACTACATCGAAGAATTAGCTCAGATTGCTCAAAGAATCACTCGAAAACGATTTGGAAAAACAGTTCTCCTATACGCACCCTTATATTTATCAAACGAATGTAAATCCATCTGCACTTATTGTGGTTTTCGTTATGATAATCCCATCAAAAGAAAAACTCTCACCGTTGAAGAAGCCATCCAAGAAGCCATGATACTTCACTCCCAGGGAATTCGCCACATTTTACTTTTGACTGGCGAGGACTATCGAAATACCCCCATCTCGTATATAGGAGAAGTAGCTGAAAAACTACAAAGACATTTTTCTTCCATTGGAATCGAAATCTATCCTTTAAAACAAAACGAATATGAATACTTGCGAACCAAAGGCGTGGATAGCTTGACTATCTACCAAGAAACTTACGATCCTGAACGATATAGAGAAGTCCACCTTCAAGGAGTCAAACGAAGGATGGAATTTCGTCTTAATTGTCCCGACCGAGCTGGCAAGGCAGGATTACGTAGAATTGGGATCGGAGCTCTGCTCGGACTCTCAGACCCTCAAACAGAAGTAGCAATGGTGGGACTTCATGCTCAATACTTACAAAAAAGATACTGGAAAACACAAATCACGGTTTCTTTGCCCCGATTGCGTCCCGCAGAAAACATCAAAAATGTTCCTTTGATTTCTGATTCTCTTTACGCTTTGTTTTTCATTGCTTTGCGTATTTTCTTGCCTGACGTGAGTTTGATCCTTTCCACACGAGAATCCCCCCGATTTCGTGATAACATGATTCCCATTTGTATCACTCAAATTTCCGCTGGATCAAAAACAGAACCCGGCGGTTACAGTGGTTATGACACTACTGAACAATTCCATATTTCTGATACTAGAAGTGTTGCTGATATAGTTAATATGCTCAAACAAAAAGATTTGGATCCTGTCTTTACGGATTGGGTCTATGTGATGAAGTAA
- a CDS encoding HAD family hydrolase: protein MRKTKIIKGIIFDLDGTIIDTLPDLANSVNYGLQKVGLEKIPTDIIKGFIGDGMKSLIEKTLNDLYNQQKISLEEKEKLFQIVFQYFFELYDRNCVNLTKPYEGVVDFLEEFRDRYKFAILTNKSDYFTKKIIKQLDLEKYFSHILSGDVEEYKKPKPNGIKKIQQDWNLSEDEIIVVGDHYTDILSAKNANVKSIFAMYGYGKLNGYQPNYSIKQFSSLKVLLKILQE, encoded by the coding sequence ATGCGAAAAACTAAGATTATTAAAGGGATTATCTTTGATTTGGATGGGACGATTATTGATACTTTGCCTGATTTAGCAAATAGTGTGAACTACGGACTTCAAAAGGTAGGATTGGAAAAAATTCCCACTGATATTATCAAAGGATTCATTGGAGATGGAATGAAATCATTAATTGAAAAAACGTTGAATGACTTATATAACCAACAAAAAATCTCTCTGGAAGAAAAAGAAAAACTTTTTCAAATTGTTTTCCAGTATTTCTTTGAGCTTTATGATCGAAATTGCGTTAATCTGACCAAACCATATGAGGGTGTGGTAGATTTCTTGGAGGAATTTCGTGATCGGTATAAATTTGCCATACTCACGAATAAATCTGATTATTTTACGAAAAAGATCATAAAGCAATTGGATTTGGAGAAATATTTTTCTCACATTCTCTCAGGAGATGTAGAAGAATACAAAAAGCCCAAGCCTAATGGAATCAAAAAGATTCAGCAAGACTGGAATTTGTCGGAAGATGAAATCATTGTTGTAGGCGATCATTATACAGATATACTCTCAGCAAAAAATGCAAATGTAAAATCCATATTTGCTATGTATGGTTATGGGAAACTGAATGGTTATCAACCTAATTATTCCATCAAGCAATTTAGTTCTCTAAAGGTTCTTTTAAAAATCCTTCAAGAGTAA
- the bioB gene encoding biotin synthase BioB has product MTLLKELNKRIYERIKKDPHNPDSLISFNEALDLYKEDYEELVSLAEIVRKFYHQNYVLVHVINNIRNGNCGEDCGYCAQRKSASGIPTYSLKSEEEILKEAEEAKRNGAYRYCLVTAGRGINPKMAQFYANIIKRIIEEIGIKVCLSAGIVEDPTSAKILAEAGLDRYNHNLNTSRRHYPNIATTHTYEDREKTLKNISQSSIGLCSGVIVGMGETLEDRIEVGLKLNEFRVESIPVNFFLPVPGHQIQNYETFTPEECLKILSLYRLMNPQAELRIAAGRELYLKEKQPIGLRVANSLFVSGYLNVRGSSAYETIKMIYLNGFQLDPKTETTIQALKDQILKEMDSQEKEQMLIYRKEMELKTLKELRPYFDHAKN; this is encoded by the coding sequence ATGACTTTACTCAAAGAATTAAATAAGCGCATATATGAGAGAATAAAAAAGGATCCCCATAATCCCGATAGTTTGATTTCCTTTAACGAAGCACTGGATCTATATAAAGAAGATTATGAAGAATTGGTTTCCTTAGCAGAGATTGTAAGAAAGTTTTATCATCAAAATTATGTTTTAGTTCATGTCATCAATAATATTCGTAATGGAAATTGTGGAGAGGATTGTGGTTATTGTGCTCAAAGAAAATCAGCAAGTGGTATACCTACTTACAGCTTGAAGAGCGAAGAAGAAATCCTCAAAGAAGCAGAAGAAGCCAAACGAAATGGAGCTTATCGATATTGTTTGGTCACAGCTGGTAGAGGTATCAACCCGAAAATGGCACAGTTTTATGCAAACATAATAAAAAGAATCATCGAAGAAATAGGAATTAAAGTTTGTCTGAGCGCAGGGATTGTAGAGGATCCTACGAGCGCAAAGATTTTGGCAGAGGCTGGATTGGATCGATACAATCACAATCTTAATACTTCGAGACGTCATTATCCAAACATTGCTACTACCCATACTTACGAAGATAGAGAAAAAACCCTGAAAAACATCTCTCAAAGCTCCATTGGTTTGTGTAGTGGAGTGATCGTAGGGATGGGAGAGACCCTCGAGGATAGAATCGAAGTAGGATTAAAACTCAATGAATTTCGTGTGGAATCGATACCTGTGAATTTTTTCCTTCCTGTTCCTGGGCATCAAATACAAAATTATGAAACCTTTACTCCAGAAGAATGCTTGAAGATTCTTTCTTTGTATCGTTTGATGAATCCTCAAGCAGAACTACGAATTGCCGCTGGTAGAGAACTTTATTTGAAAGAAAAACAACCCATTGGCTTGAGGGTGGCTAATTCTTTGTTTGTTTCGGGATATTTGAATGTTCGTGGTTCTTCGGCATATGAGACCATCAAAATGATCTACCTTAATGGCTTTCAATTGGATCCAAAAACTGAAACAACCATTCAAGCCTTGAAGGATCAGATTTTAAAGGAAATGGACTCTCAAGAAAAAGAACAAATGCTTATTTATCGAAAAGAAATGGAGCTTAAAACTTTAAAAGAACTAAGACCTTATTTTGATCATGCGAAAAACTAA
- a CDS encoding methyl-accepting chemotaxis protein: MARLTSSIIKSNYGIITYIYIRYFLAFLYGFILTIRFQYFFDKVLVIIFGTAVVSYLIFTIFYHFLVVKGVKFKHRDLMGIFIDLTLAFGIFTILVSQSKFYATNFVWKYPVALFVPVFMIIGASFFDFTRKATILISIYVTIWMIILIYLSHKVGVNFSLNPDVSMKSDGVSLIIPYALIVFYNVLSFITYRLKTLFKNYYLELEEQTKQTRNHLSKMKWIFHDMNRVSEVLNHNVNFFKDFIKDFNKEMQDEVSSMEEISATMEELASTSQKASELIQKQFQEIVSIQGSNQKLIESIQNLQTSLQALSQEISKTEKDSSEVRIAIQNLDQVMEEIQKSFNEVLDVTEVINEIADRTNLLSLNASIEAARAGEYGKGFAVVAQEINRLADSSQENAKQIDTIIKDSAAFIEKGIKNMSFTKTQIQSQLQQIINVISFFNELQRKIAEQIELNQKLSRSLEMIFSLGKEIEQISKEQVQSTEAINKTIATMEKGILQLTNLSNQLTDYVAQISELSNKLKDLDKRYSVSETQTS; the protein is encoded by the coding sequence ATGGCAAGGTTAACTAGTAGTATCATAAAATCAAATTATGGAATTATCACCTATATTTATATAAGGTATTTTTTAGCATTTCTATATGGTTTTATTTTAACTATAAGGTTTCAATATTTTTTTGATAAAGTTTTAGTGATTATATTTGGAACTGCAGTTGTTTCATATTTAATCTTTACGATTTTTTATCACTTTTTAGTTGTTAAGGGTGTGAAATTCAAGCACCGAGATTTGATGGGTATATTTATTGATCTAACTTTAGCCTTTGGGATTTTCACCATATTAGTATCTCAGTCCAAGTTTTATGCGACTAATTTTGTTTGGAAATATCCAGTAGCACTTTTTGTCCCAGTTTTTATGATTATTGGAGCTTCATTTTTTGATTTTACAAGAAAGGCAACTATCTTGATTAGTATATACGTCACGATTTGGATGATAATTCTGATATATCTCTCCCATAAGGTGGGTGTGAATTTTTCATTAAATCCTGATGTAAGTATGAAGAGTGATGGTGTAAGTCTAATAATACCATATGCTCTTATTGTTTTTTATAATGTTCTAAGTTTTATAACTTATCGCCTAAAAACGCTCTTTAAGAACTACTATTTGGAACTAGAAGAACAAACAAAGCAAACAAGGAATCATCTTTCAAAAATGAAGTGGATTTTTCATGACATGAATCGTGTTTCTGAAGTGCTTAATCATAATGTAAATTTTTTTAAAGATTTTATAAAAGATTTTAACAAAGAAATGCAGGATGAAGTTTCTTCAATGGAAGAAATATCAGCTACGATGGAGGAATTAGCTAGCACATCTCAGAAAGCAAGTGAGCTGATACAAAAACAATTTCAAGAAATCGTGAGTATTCAAGGTAGCAATCAAAAACTAATTGAGAGTATACAAAATCTGCAGACATCTTTACAAGCTTTGAGTCAAGAAATTTCTAAAACTGAAAAGGATTCCTCAGAAGTTCGGATTGCAATCCAAAACTTGGATCAAGTCATGGAAGAAATCCAAAAATCGTTCAATGAAGTTTTAGATGTAACAGAGGTTATCAACGAAATTGCCGATCGAACCAATCTTCTATCTTTAAATGCTTCCATTGAAGCAGCAAGGGCGGGAGAATATGGGAAAGGATTTGCTGTGGTTGCTCAGGAAATCAATCGCTTAGCCGATAGTAGTCAAGAAAATGCTAAACAGATTGATACCATCATAAAAGACAGTGCCGCTTTTATCGAAAAAGGGATCAAAAACATGTCCTTTACAAAAACCCAAATACAATCGCAACTCCAACAAATAATCAACGTGATTTCGTTCTTTAATGAGCTCCAAAGAAAAATAGCTGAGCAGATTGAATTGAATCAAAAACTTTCCCGTTCCTTAGAAATGATATTTTCTTTGGGAAAAGAAATTGAACAAATATCGAAAGAACAAGTTCAAAGCACAGAAGCCATCAATAAAACGATAGCAACAATGGAAAAGGGAATTTTACAATTGACAAACTTGTCAAATCAGTTGACAGACTATGTGGCACAAATTAGTGAACTATCAAATAAACTGAAAGATTTAGACAAAAGATATTCAGTTTCTGAAACTCAAACAAGCTAA